The following are from one region of the Zonotrichia albicollis isolate bZonAlb1 chromosome 15, bZonAlb1.hap1, whole genome shotgun sequence genome:
- the BNIP1 gene encoding vesicle transport protein SEC20 has translation MDHGPATSPRVPARRPQGAPARARPSPARPCPAKMAAAAAAVPLRVCHQEIVKFDLEIKAAVQDIRDCPGPLSALTELNAAVKEKFRHLRGRIQELEQMAKEQDKESEKQALLREVENHKKQMLSNQAAWRKANLACKIAIDNSEKDQLLQGRDVLRQRKTTKESLAESASNITESLMGISRMMSQQVQQSEETVQTLANSSRTILEANEEFKSMSGTIQLGRKLITKYNRRELTDKLLIFLALALFLATVLYILKKRLFPFL, from the exons ATGGACCACGGCCCCGCCACTTCCCCTCGCGTCCCCGCCCGTCGCCCGCAGGGGGCGCCCGCGCGcgcccggcccagcccggcccggccctgcccggccaagatggcggcggcggccgcggcggtGCCGCTGAGGGTCTGCCACCAGGAAATCGTCAAGTTCGACCTGGAGATCAAGGCGGCCGTGCAG GACATCCGGGATTGCCCGGGGCCGCTCAGCGCCCTCACGGAGCTCAATGCCGCCGTCAAGGAGAAGTTCCGACACCTCCGCGGCCGCATCCAG gagctggagcagatggCCAAGGAGCAGGACAAGGAGTCGGAGAAACAAGCCTTGCTGCGGGAGGTGGAGAACCACAAGAAGCAAATGCTCAG CAACCAGGCAGCCTGGAGAAAGGCAAATCTGGCCTGCAAAATTGCTATTGACAACTCTGAGAAAGATCAGCTGCTGCAAGGAAGAGATGTCTTGAGACAAAG gaAGACCACAAAGGAAAGTCTGGCAGAGAGTGCAAGCAACATCACAGAGAGCCTGATGGGCATCAGCAGGATGATGTCCCAGCAGGTGCAGCAGAGTGAGGAGACCGTGCAGACCTTAG CCAATTCTTCCCGAACCATCCTGGAAGCAAATGAGGAATTCAAGTCCATGTCTGGCACCATCCAGCTGGGGAGGAAGCTGATCACCAAGTACAACCGCCGGGAGCTGACGGACAAACTGCTCATCTTCCTGGCCCTCGCCCTCTTCCTGGCCACAGTGCTCTACATCCTCAAAAAGAGACTCTTCCCGTTTTTGTAA
- the CREBRF gene encoding CREB3 regulatory factor codes for MPQPSVSGMDPPFGDAFRSHLFSEQTLMSTDLLASSSDPDFMYELDREMDYQQSSRDNLLFMEDCKDLENLESFTDILDKEAAFTSKWEQWDTYCEDLTKYTKLTSCDIWGTKEVDYLGLDDFSSPYQDEEVISKTPTLAQLNSEDSQPVSDSLYYPDLLFSVKQNPLNPLLPGKKMASRAAAPVCSSKNVQAEAALSDCAQKASKAGSQPASSTQIMAKTNVYSSEKVNIHVECKDYVKKAKVKINPLPQSRPVLSQAHADAAKENTCYCGAVAKRQDRKGLESPHAHSTTPGLPFKETQELLLSPPQESPGLAVGESSLSASASVSDSSQKKEEHNYSLFVTDTLGEQSAKAEPEEEEEDEDDIEDEDHDEGFGSEHELSENDDEEEDYEDDKDDDISDTFSEPGYENDSVEDLKEMTAISSRKRGKRRYFWEYSEQLTPSQQERMLRPSEWDRDTLPSNMYQKNGLHHGKYAAKKSRRTDVEDLTPNPRKLLQIGNELRKLNKVISDLTPVSELPLTARPRSRKEKNKLASRACRLKKKAQYEANKVKLWGLNTEYDNLLFVINSIKQEIVNRVQVPKDDRGINMEQKLNILIKDTLGLPVAGQTSEFVNQVLEKTAEGDPTGGLVGLRIPMAKV; via the exons ATGCCTCAG CCCAGTGTGAGTGGAATGGACCCTCCTTTTGGGGATGCCTTTCGGAGCCACCTGTTTTCAGAGCAGACTCTGATGAGCACGGATCTCCTGGCGAGCAGCTCGGATCCAGACTTCATGTATGAACTG GACAGAGAAATGGACTATCAGCAAAGCTCCAGGGACAACTTGCTTTTCATGGAGGACTGCAAAGACCTTGAGAACTTGGAGTCTTTTACGGACATCCTGGACAAAGAAGCTGCTTTCACCTCCAAGTGGGAGCAGTGGGATACCTACTGTGAAGACCTAACTAAGTACACTAAATTAACCAGCTGTGACATCTGGGGAACAAAAGAGGTGGATTACCTGGGCCTCGATGACTTCTCAAGCCCATACCAGGATGAAGAGGTGATAAGCAAAACACCCACGCTGGCTCAGCTGAACAGCGAGGACTCCCAGCCTGTCTCAGATTCACTCTATTACCCTGATTTGCTCTTTAGTGTAAAACAAAACCCTTTAAATCCTTTGTTACCTGGCAAAAAGATGGCGAGCAGAGCAGCGGCGCCGGTCTGCTCCTCCAAGAACGTGCAGGCCGAGGCCGCGCTGTCGGACTGTGCCCAGAAGGCCAGCAAGGCTGGCAGCCAGCCTGCTTCCAGCACACAGATCATGGCCAAGACCAACGTGTACAGCAGTGAAAAGGTGAACATTCACGTGGAATGTAAAGACTATgttaaaaaagcaaaagtaaAGATCAACCCCTTGCCGCAGAGCAGGCCGGTGCTGAGCCAGGCGCACGCTGACGCGGCCAAGGAAAACACCTGCTACTGTGGGGCTGTGGCAAAGAGACAGGACAGGAAAGGACTCGAGTCCCCCCATGCTCACAGCACAACTCCTGGTTTGCCTTTTAAAGAgactcaagagctgctcctcagccctcCCCAGGAGAGCCCGGGGCTGGCTGTGGGGGAGAGCAGCCTCTCCGCCAGCGCCTCCGTGTCCGACTCCTCGCAGAAGAAAGAAGAGCACAATTATTCTCTTTTTGTAACAGACACTTTGGGTGAACAGTCGGCCAAAGCAGagcccgaggaggaggaggaggatgaggatgataTTGAAGATGAGGACCACGATGAAGGGTTTGGCAGTGAGCACGAGCTGTCCGAGAACGACGATGAGGAGGAGGATTACGAGGACGATAAGGACGATGACATCAGTGACACCTTCTCAGAACCAG GGTATGAAAACGATTCTGTGGAGGATTTGAAAGAAATGACTGCCATCTCCTCTCGGAAGAGAGGCAAGCGGAGATACTTCTGGGAGTACAGCGAGCAGCTGACACCGTCCCAGCAGGAGAGGATGCTGAGGCCCTCagagtgggacagggacaccctgccCAGCAACATGTACCAGAAAAACGGCCTCCACCATG gaaaatacGCAGCGAAGAAGTCACGGAGGACTGATGTAGAAGACCTGACTCCCAACCCCAGAAAACTCCTCCAGATTGGTAACGAGCTGAGGAAGCTGAATAAGGTGATCAGTGACCTGACCCCCGTCAGTGAACTGCCCTTAACTGCCAGACCCAGgtcaaggaaagaaaagaacaagttGGCTTCCAG GGCTTGTAGGCTAAAAAAGAAAGCCCAGTATGAAGCCAATAAAGTGAAACTCTGGGGTCTCAACACGGAATATG ATAATTTACTCTTTGTCATCAACTCCATCAAACAAGAAATAGTTAATCGGGTGCAGGTACCTAAAGATGACAGAGGAATCAACATGGAGCAGAAGTTGAACATACTTATTAAAGACACTCTTG GACTCCCTGTAGCTGGCCAGACGTCGGAGTTTGTGAACCAGGTGCTGGAGAAGACGGCGGAGGGAGATCCCACGGGCGGCCTGGTGGGGCTCAGGATACCCATGGCCAAGGTGTAG